One Halovivax ruber XH-70 genomic region harbors:
- a CDS encoding endonuclease V, giving the protein MSIRRPDLAPDPSLSRAEMESLQREIARSAVFTDDLGFDPALLGDPIARATADAPSDPDEAADSGDRTDGTTPLVAGVDQSFLLDQDRALSAIVVLRPAGSEWEVVERVHAVTPLEIPYIPGLLSFREGGAILAAVEELSADPDLYLFDGSGRIHFRQAGIATHIGVMLDAPSIGVAKNLLCGDPVDSTEGLAAGERVPIEANADVEGPDDIAGDETGCEGHDAADPDWPTIGYAVQSKQYDSPNRHVNPLLVSPGHRVSAATAADVVLAFAAGYKLPEPTRLADAYANDATKKHDS; this is encoded by the coding sequence ATGTCCATACGCCGCCCAGATCTCGCACCCGATCCGTCACTCTCGCGCGCCGAGATGGAGTCACTGCAGCGTGAAATCGCCCGGAGCGCCGTCTTCACCGACGATCTCGGGTTCGACCCGGCGTTGCTCGGCGATCCGATCGCGCGGGCGACGGCCGACGCGCCATCCGATCCGGACGAGGCTGCGGATTCAGGAGATCGAACTGACGGGACCACCCCGCTCGTGGCCGGCGTCGACCAGTCGTTCCTCCTCGATCAGGACCGCGCGCTGTCCGCGATCGTCGTCCTCAGGCCAGCAGGCTCTGAGTGGGAGGTCGTCGAACGCGTCCACGCGGTCACGCCGCTCGAGATCCCGTACATCCCAGGGCTGCTCTCCTTCCGTGAGGGTGGGGCGATCCTGGCGGCGGTCGAGGAACTATCCGCCGACCCAGATCTCTACCTCTTCGACGGCAGCGGTCGCATCCACTTTCGGCAGGCGGGTATCGCGACGCACATCGGGGTCATGCTCGACGCGCCGAGTATCGGCGTCGCGAAGAACCTTCTCTGTGGCGACCCCGTCGACTCCACGGAGGGGCTCGCAGCCGGCGAGCGAGTGCCCATCGAGGCGAACGCGGACGTCGAGGGACCGGACGACATCGCCGGAGACGAAACGGGTTGTGAGGGCCACGACGCGGCCGATCCCGACTGGCCCACGATCGGCTACGCCGTCCAGTCGAAGCAGTACGATTCGCCGAATCGTCACGTCAACCCGCTGCTCGTGAGCCCGGGCCACCGCGTGTCCGCGGCCACGGCGGCTGACGTCGTCCTCGCGTTCGCTGCGGGGTACAAGCTACCAGAGCCGACGCGGCTGGCAGACGCGTACGCAAATGATGCCACCAAGAAGCATGATTCATAA
- a CDS encoding rhomboid family intramembrane serine protease: protein MATCDVCGKSVSMPYDCRHCGGTHCSEHRLPENHDCSGLQSWNDPSGVFDSGFDESVNGSSASMTERIVAKLPIDTGPGGPLAYFRGNVTYTILLFMWVTFLVQLVAQSVLSFNQYISIFTLTTFHPEYVWTWVISIFSHNDIAHIAFNSIAIFFFGPLLARYLSDRQYWALFLGAGILAGLSQVLVGLVLNDPTLVLGASGGAMAILGVITILHPNLKVYFMFFIPMPLWILTLGFAAISLLLMGGAGGGLLGDVAHAAHLVGLLVGLAVGEYVKRTQTIRGPNQFQLGPGGPGGPGGPGGPGGPGRGRF from the coding sequence ATGGCGACGTGTGACGTGTGTGGGAAGTCGGTCAGTATGCCCTACGACTGCCGGCACTGCGGCGGGACCCACTGCTCCGAGCACCGGCTGCCCGAGAACCACGACTGTTCCGGCCTCCAGAGCTGGAACGACCCGAGCGGCGTCTTCGACAGCGGGTTCGACGAGTCGGTGAACGGGTCGTCCGCATCGATGACGGAGCGGATCGTGGCGAAGCTCCCGATCGACACGGGCCCCGGCGGTCCGCTCGCGTACTTCCGCGGGAACGTGACCTACACGATCTTGCTGTTCATGTGGGTGACGTTTCTGGTGCAACTTGTCGCCCAATCCGTCCTCTCCTTCAACCAATACATATCGATCTTCACACTTACGACCTTTCACCCTGAGTATGTTTGGACGTGGGTAATATCAATTTTCTCACACAATGACATCGCCCATATCGCGTTCAACAGCATCGCGATATTCTTCTTTGGCCCGCTGCTGGCTCGATATCTGTCGGATCGTCAGTACTGGGCGCTGTTCCTCGGAGCCGGAATACTCGCAGGCCTCTCACAAGTTTTGGTTGGATTAGTTCTGAACGATCCCACGCTAGTTCTCGGTGCCTCTGGCGGTGCGATGGCTATCCTCGGCGTCATCACTATCTTGCACCCTAATCTCAAGGTCTACTTCATGTTCTTCATCCCGATGCCGCTGTGGATCCTGACGCTCGGCTTCGCCGCCATTAGCCTCCTGTTGATGGGTGGTGCCGGCGGGGGACTGCTTGGAGACGTCGCCCACGCGGCCCACCTCGTCGGCCTTCTCGTCGGCCTCGCCGTCGGTGAGTACGTCAAACGGACGCAGACGATCCGCGGCCCGAACCAGTTCCAGCTGGGTCCCGGCGGTCCCGGTGGACCAGGTGGTCCTGGCGGACCTGGTGGTCCCGGTCGCGGTCGGTTCTGA
- a CDS encoding DUF5788 family protein, whose product MQPYERSQLLERVERDGATVGVDIPDRLDVQGEELDLQSFVFEIKRRETIPSGERDRVDQAKRNLRRERVERVERIEEGDITFEEGEELASAIIGIDRALNALENLGPTNLEREQQAQELADRKRWLSFLKKALGEEDDASSRGGR is encoded by the coding sequence GTGCAACCCTACGAGCGCTCTCAGTTGCTAGAGCGGGTCGAGCGCGACGGGGCGACGGTCGGTGTCGACATTCCCGATCGGCTCGACGTGCAGGGCGAAGAGCTCGACCTGCAGTCGTTCGTCTTCGAGATCAAGCGCCGCGAGACGATCCCGTCTGGCGAACGTGACCGCGTCGATCAGGCCAAGCGTAACCTCCGACGAGAGCGCGTCGAACGCGTCGAGCGGATCGAAGAGGGCGATATCACGTTCGAGGAAGGCGAGGAACTCGCCAGCGCGATCATCGGCATCGATCGGGCGTTGAACGCTCTCGAGAATTTGGGTCCGACGAATCTCGAACGCGAACAGCAGGCCCAGGAACTGGCCGACCGCAAGCGCTGGCTGTCCTTCCTCAAGAAGGCACTCGGAGAGGAAGACGACGCGTCGAGTCGAGGCGGCCGATAG
- the polX gene encoding DNA polymerase/3'-5' exonuclease PolX, which yields MTTNAELAARFEEFADLLEADDVEYKPRAYRRAAENILSHPVPIAEAVESGDEDAVDDIEGVGDAISSKIVEYVETGEIEELEDLRAELPVDIADLTRVEGVGPKTVGTLYRELGIETLDDLEAAAEAGEIQDVKGFGAKTEQNILENIDFARTVGQRHLVGEARPLADDVLAYLEGIADVERCEVAGSIRRWRETIGDVDVLAATDDPDAVVDDFLAWDSIDDEIESGPAKASVRVGEVRVDLRLVVPDEFGSALQYFTGSKAHNVRLRNYAIDRGMKLNEYGAFDVSELESDPDADPQHVGGGQRVGERVAGETEESMYDALGLPWIPPELREDRGEIDAAEAGELPDLVVETDIRGDLHTHTEWSDGNNTIEEMVAAAEDRGYDYYCIADHAQGPGVVGGMGLSEAEILEQVDEIRAIDDEYDVHVLAGIEANVDAEGAIGLSDAVIDALDLIVASPHSALDQDAETAGERLRRAIENPAVDVLGHPSGRLLNEREGLAIDAGALGDAAAANDTALEVNANPRRLDLWGSAVQAAIDEGAKIAIDTDAHRPATLEFIRWGVHTARRGWAEPDDVINTWDRSALESFLH from the coding sequence ATGACGACGAACGCGGAACTCGCCGCACGCTTCGAGGAGTTCGCCGACCTGCTCGAGGCCGACGACGTCGAGTACAAGCCGCGGGCGTACCGCCGCGCCGCGGAGAACATCCTCTCCCACCCAGTCCCGATCGCCGAGGCGGTCGAATCGGGCGACGAGGACGCCGTGGACGACATCGAGGGTGTCGGCGACGCCATCTCGTCGAAGATCGTCGAGTACGTCGAGACCGGCGAGATCGAAGAACTCGAGGACCTCCGCGCAGAGCTGCCCGTCGACATCGCCGACCTCACCAGGGTCGAAGGCGTCGGGCCGAAGACGGTTGGCACCCTCTACCGCGAACTCGGGATCGAGACGCTCGACGACCTCGAAGCGGCCGCGGAAGCCGGCGAGATCCAGGACGTCAAGGGATTTGGCGCGAAGACGGAACAGAACATTCTCGAGAACATCGACTTCGCGCGCACCGTCGGGCAGCGCCACCTGGTCGGGGAGGCCCGCCCGCTCGCGGACGACGTCCTCGCGTACCTGGAGGGAATCGCCGACGTGGAGCGTTGCGAAGTGGCCGGCTCGATCCGGCGCTGGCGCGAGACGATCGGTGACGTCGACGTGCTGGCCGCGACGGACGACCCGGACGCGGTCGTGGACGACTTCCTCGCCTGGGACTCGATCGACGACGAGATCGAGTCCGGGCCCGCGAAGGCGAGCGTCCGCGTCGGCGAGGTGCGCGTCGACCTCCGGCTCGTGGTCCCCGACGAGTTCGGCTCGGCACTGCAGTACTTCACCGGGAGCAAGGCGCACAACGTCCGGTTGCGAAACTACGCGATCGACCGCGGGATGAAGTTGAACGAGTACGGTGCGTTCGACGTCTCCGAACTCGAATCCGACCCCGACGCGGATCCCCAACACGTCGGCGGCGGGCAGCGGGTCGGGGAGCGCGTCGCCGGCGAGACCGAAGAGAGCATGTACGACGCGCTCGGCCTCCCGTGGATCCCGCCGGAGCTTCGCGAGGATCGCGGCGAGATCGACGCCGCTGAGGCGGGGGAGTTGCCCGACCTCGTGGTGGAGACCGATATTCGCGGAGATCTCCACACGCACACCGAGTGGTCCGACGGGAACAACACCATCGAGGAGATGGTTGCGGCAGCCGAGGACCGTGGCTACGACTACTACTGCATCGCCGACCACGCCCAGGGGCCGGGCGTCGTCGGCGGCATGGGGCTCTCGGAGGCCGAGATACTGGAGCAGGTCGACGAGATCCGGGCCATCGACGACGAGTACGACGTCCACGTGCTCGCCGGCATCGAGGCGAACGTCGACGCCGAGGGAGCGATCGGCCTCTCGGACGCGGTGATCGACGCGCTCGACCTGATCGTCGCCTCGCCCCACAGCGCGCTGGATCAGGACGCCGAGACGGCCGGCGAACGCCTGCGGCGCGCCATCGAGAATCCGGCGGTCGACGTGCTCGGCCACCCTAGCGGACGCCTGCTCAACGAGCGCGAGGGGCTGGCCATCGACGCGGGTGCGCTCGGCGACGCCGCCGCGGCAAACGACACGGCGCTCGAAGTGAACGCGAATCCCCGCCGGCTCGATCTCTGGGGGAGCGCTGTACAGGCGGCCATCGACGAAGGTGCGAAGATCGCCATCGACACGGACGCCCATCGGCCGGCGACGCTCGAGTTCATTCGCTGGGGCGTCCACACCGCTCGCCGCGGCTGGGCGGAGCCGGACGACGTGATCAACACGTGGGACCGCTCCGCCCTCGAATCGTTCCTCCACTGA
- a CDS encoding DUF5615 family PIN-like protein produces MRLLVDVMCGRLVPYLRMCGHDTIYAGDRGLEADDEVLAVAAAKDRTVLTRDTALADRTAESVLLESRDVNGQLAAVAAAGIDLTLPDEPVRCGRCNGRLEAVEPEASTPGYAPAADEKRCWRCRDCGQYFWRGSHWDRVHETLAPIESGT; encoded by the coding sequence GTGCGCCTCCTCGTCGACGTGATGTGTGGCCGGCTCGTTCCCTACCTGCGGATGTGTGGCCACGACACGATATACGCCGGCGATCGGGGACTCGAAGCCGACGACGAGGTCCTTGCGGTCGCTGCCGCGAAGGATCGAACGGTACTGACGCGGGACACGGCGCTCGCAGACCGGACGGCCGAATCGGTTCTCCTCGAATCGCGGGACGTGAACGGACAACTCGCTGCGGTCGCAGCCGCAGGGATCGACCTGACGCTTCCAGACGAACCAGTCCGGTGCGGCCGGTGCAACGGCCGACTCGAAGCGGTCGAACCAGAGGCTTCGACTCCAGGCTACGCGCCCGCCGCCGACGAGAAGCGGTGCTGGCGGTGTCGTGACTGCGGACAGTACTTCTGGCGCGGCAGCCACTGGGACCGCGTACACGAAACGCTGGCGCCGATCGAATCAGGGACGTGA
- a CDS encoding PHP-associated domain-containing protein, translating into MSAQDRVDLHVKVLSDDVVSRAKQYGLDVLVYAPHFTPLSEIEAAARRYSDDELQIVPAREVFTGHWRDRKHVLALGLEDPVPDFITLEGAMAEFDRQDAVVLVPHPTFATVSLGREDLRRYRSQIDAIEVFNPKHLPMHNRRAKAAAAELELPAYTSSYAHLTRTIGLARTAFETEIDSERTLLAALESGTDRRIEHATGARRWIGTAGELGHLVWENTWKKARRIPGPGIEPTHPDDPRYAGRFDDVSVY; encoded by the coding sequence GTGTCAGCGCAGGACCGCGTCGATCTCCACGTGAAGGTGCTCTCGGACGACGTCGTGTCCCGGGCGAAGCAGTACGGACTCGACGTCCTCGTCTACGCCCCACACTTCACCCCACTTTCGGAGATCGAGGCAGCTGCTCGACGGTACTCAGACGACGAACTCCAGATTGTGCCGGCCAGAGAGGTCTTTACCGGCCACTGGCGGGATCGGAAACACGTGCTGGCGCTCGGCCTCGAGGACCCTGTTCCAGATTTCATCACGCTCGAGGGAGCGATGGCCGAGTTCGATCGGCAGGATGCGGTCGTCCTCGTGCCACATCCGACGTTCGCGACCGTCAGTCTCGGTCGGGAGGACCTTCGGCGGTATCGATCACAGATCGACGCGATCGAGGTGTTCAACCCGAAACACTTGCCGATGCACAACCGGCGGGCGAAGGCGGCGGCAGCCGAACTGGAGCTGCCAGCCTATACGTCGTCGTACGCACACCTTACTCGTACCATCGGTCTCGCACGGACCGCGTTCGAGACCGAAATCGACTCCGAACGCACCCTTCTGGCGGCGCTCGAATCGGGCACCGACAGACGGATCGAGCACGCGACGGGTGCGCGACGCTGGATCGGCACCGCTGGCGAGCTCGGCCACCTCGTCTGGGAGAACACCTGGAAGAAAGCGCGACGGATCCCCGGTCCCGGAATCGAACCGACGCATCCCGACGACCCACGGTATGCGGGCCGATTCGACGACGTAAGCGTCTACTGA
- a CDS encoding DUF7565 family protein: MAWECGIDDCGSVFEDVESAVVHQAEAHERRECEICGTVVPDGFLAIYHTFTNHSRAEYVRAYDADSAAIRTREELLEDIAADIDQELLAEMLGSS; encoded by the coding sequence ATGGCCTGGGAGTGTGGGATCGACGACTGTGGGTCGGTCTTCGAAGACGTCGAGTCGGCGGTCGTCCACCAAGCCGAAGCGCACGAACGACGTGAATGCGAAATCTGTGGGACGGTCGTTCCCGACGGCTTTCTGGCGATCTACCACACGTTTACGAACCACAGCCGTGCGGAGTACGTCCGTGCGTACGACGCGGACTCGGCCGCGATTCGCACCCGCGAAGAACTCCTCGAGGACATCGCCGCCGACATCGACCAGGAACTCCTCGCGGAGATGCTCGGTTCGTCGTGA
- a CDS encoding transcription elongation factor Spt5, producing the protein MGIYAVKTTARQEQTVADMIINREEPDVHAAIAPDSLTSYVMVEADNNAVLERALEDIPHARTIVPGESDISEVEHFLSPKPDVEGIAEGDIVELIAGPFKGEKAQVQRIDEGKDQVTVELYEATVPIPVTVRGDQIRVLDSDER; encoded by the coding sequence ATGGGGATCTACGCCGTCAAGACGACCGCCCGACAGGAACAGACCGTCGCGGACATGATCATCAACCGCGAGGAGCCTGACGTTCACGCTGCGATCGCCCCCGACTCACTGACCTCCTACGTCATGGTCGAGGCCGACAACAACGCCGTACTGGAGCGCGCGCTCGAGGACATTCCTCACGCGCGCACGATCGTCCCCGGTGAGTCGGACATCTCCGAAGTCGAACACTTCCTCTCGCCGAAACCGGACGTCGAAGGGATCGCCGAAGGAGACATCGTCGAACTCATCGCCGGCCCGTTCAAGGGCGAGAAGGCGCAGGTCCAGCGCATCGACGAAGGGAAGGACCAGGTGACGGTCGAACTCTACGAGGCGACGGTGCCGATCCCCGTGACGGTTCGAGGGGACCAGATTCGTGTGCTTGACAGTGATGAGCGCTAA
- a CDS encoding protein translocase SEC61 complex subunit gamma, producing the protein MNVPYDLTSYVRVLKMATTPSREEFFQVSKIAGAGIFLIGFLGFIIGVTMGLLTGGL; encoded by the coding sequence ATGAACGTACCCTACGATCTCACGTCGTACGTCCGCGTCCTGAAGATGGCGACGACGCCGAGCCGGGAAGAGTTCTTCCAGGTGTCGAAGATCGCCGGCGCTGGGATCTTCCTCATCGGCTTTCTCGGCTTCATCATCGGCGTCACGATGGGTCTGCTGACCGGTGGCCTCTGA
- a CDS encoding serine-tRNA(Ala) deacylase AlaX, whose translation MSGQRAAAEPYATRFETEVSAVDGRRVWLDSTHFFAESGGQPADYGTIGDVPVVDVQVEDNEHVHVLESEPRFRAGKRVLCSIDWEARMYCMRAHTASHVLFGAARRVFDDVTYTGLEIGDERVRLDLATDERVDDDALVELDELVNRAVWESRPVSWDSMPVSEARETDEIHVSEATEDTAFEKGRVRVVTIGDADSGGANTIKSSRDTWDVAACGGTHVRNTREIGPVTVLGSVTPKPGHVGVELAVGPRAIERREVEKRVTFAASRQLGVPLGEATGELSRLESEREKLADSVGTLQRELVKTRVESAEPFERNGRTWVATTAGVVDADEAGDVAESVAGDLADVVVIAGESDSPFAVVAAGEEADAESILGELTDEFGGGGGGSDRLAWGGDFDVEPDDVVTGLEG comes from the coding sequence ATGAGCGGGCAACGGGCAGCCGCCGAACCGTACGCGACGCGATTCGAGACCGAAGTGTCGGCCGTCGACGGCCGGCGCGTCTGGCTCGATTCGACACACTTCTTCGCCGAGAGCGGCGGCCAACCCGCAGATTACGGCACGATCGGCGACGTGCCGGTCGTCGACGTTCAGGTTGAGGACAACGAACACGTCCACGTTCTCGAGTCGGAACCGCGATTCCGCGCCGGAAAACGAGTCCTGTGTTCGATCGACTGGGAGGCGCGGATGTACTGCATGCGTGCACACACGGCCAGTCACGTGCTCTTCGGCGCCGCGCGCCGGGTATTCGACGACGTCACTTACACCGGCCTGGAGATCGGTGACGAACGCGTTCGGCTCGACCTTGCCACAGACGAGCGCGTCGACGACGATGCACTGGTCGAACTCGACGAACTGGTCAACCGGGCCGTCTGGGAGTCACGCCCCGTCTCCTGGGATTCGATGCCGGTCTCGGAGGCGCGTGAGACCGACGAGATTCACGTCTCGGAGGCGACCGAGGACACGGCCTTCGAGAAGGGCCGCGTCCGGGTGGTCACGATCGGCGATGCGGATAGTGGCGGGGCGAACACTATCAAGTCCTCGCGGGATACCTGGGATGTCGCCGCGTGTGGCGGGACACACGTCCGGAACACGCGCGAAATCGGCCCCGTCACCGTTCTCGGGTCCGTAACGCCGAAACCTGGCCACGTCGGGGTCGAGCTCGCAGTCGGTCCGCGCGCGATCGAACGACGGGAGGTCGAAAAGCGGGTTACCTTCGCCGCGAGCCGTCAGCTTGGCGTCCCGCTGGGTGAGGCGACCGGCGAACTCTCGCGCCTCGAATCGGAACGCGAGAAGCTCGCGGACTCTGTCGGCACGCTCCAGCGCGAACTCGTCAAGACGCGCGTCGAGAGCGCCGAGCCGTTCGAACGAAACGGGCGGACGTGGGTCGCCACGACGGCCGGCGTCGTGGACGCCGACGAAGCTGGTGACGTCGCCGAATCGGTCGCCGGCGACCTCGCGGACGTCGTGGTTATCGCTGGGGAATCCGATTCGCCGTTCGCGGTCGTCGCCGCCGGCGAAGAGGCAGACGCCGAGTCGATCCTCGGCGAACTCACCGACGAGTTCGGTGGCGGCGGTGGCGGCTCGGACCGCCTCGCCTGGGGCGGCGACTTCGACGTGGAGCCGGACGACGTGGTGACCGGCCTCGAAGGGTAG
- a CDS encoding helix-turn-helix domain-containing protein, giving the protein MAKYSTGSSSGGGGTNCELCGAESDSLTQQTVAGAKLEVCSSCASHGDEAKSSSSSSSSGRGQDEPNRKKKAAQNVAKANPVWDGDSEHWEKEGTNYDDDPLPYLVSDYGAVLESSRQDAGQTREELADELGVPESDLLAIEQGRATQAGIGGGLIDALEDRLDVELAE; this is encoded by the coding sequence ATGGCTAAGTACTCGACCGGTTCCTCGTCGGGAGGCGGCGGGACCAACTGCGAACTCTGCGGTGCGGAGAGCGATTCGCTTACGCAGCAGACGGTTGCCGGCGCGAAACTGGAAGTCTGTTCGAGCTGTGCGTCTCACGGAGACGAGGCGAAATCGTCGTCCTCTTCGTCCAGTTCCGGGCGCGGCCAGGACGAGCCGAATCGCAAGAAGAAGGCCGCCCAGAACGTCGCGAAGGCAAATCCGGTCTGGGACGGCGACTCAGAACACTGGGAGAAAGAGGGGACGAACTACGACGACGACCCGCTTCCGTACCTCGTCTCGGACTACGGCGCGGTGCTCGAATCGAGCCGACAGGACGCCGGCCAGACGCGTGAAGAACTCGCCGATGAACTCGGCGTTCCCGAATCGGATCTCCTCGCGATCGAACAGGGGCGGGCGACACAGGCCGGCATCGGCGGCGGCCTGATCGACGCACTCGAGGACCGACTCGACGTGGAACTCGCCGAATAA